GCCGCCAGCAGGCCGGGCCGGAAGGCCTGTTCGCCGTCGCGCAGCACCCGCTCCAGATCCAGCGAACCCACCACGCGGTCCTCGGTGGCGCCGACCGGCAGCTCCACCAGCCGCGCGGGCCGTGCGCCGGTCTCGTCCACCACCGGCGGCAGCAGCTGCGCGAGCGCCCGGACGACGGTCGATTTCGCGGTGCCCTTCTCGCCGCGCACCAGCACACCGCCGATGCCGGGGTGCACCGCGCACAGGATCAACGCGAGCTGTAACCGCTCTTGACCGACCACGGCCGAAAACGGGAACCCGGCCTCCCCGTCGGTGGACGACCCGGTCAGCGACCCGGGCGACGACAGTCTTTCGGCATGGGACAACGACACGCCCCAACTCTAGGCCCGCCACCCCGCGCCGCCGACGCTGGCCCACGCCGCGGCGGCCGGAAAGAGATCGAGGCGAGTCGAACGACTCGCCTCGATGGGGTCTAGCCCTTGCGCATCGGCAGGTGCGGGATGCCGTCCTCTTCGAATTCCTCGCCGTCCGGCTTGAATCCGTGCTTGGCGTACATGTCGACCAGGTAGGTCTGCGCGCTCAAGCGCACCGTCGCCGAGCCGACCTCGGCCAGCGCCGCCTGCAGCAGGCGAGTGGTGTAGCCGTGGCCGCGAGCCGGCACCGCGGTGCAGAGGCGGCCGATGCGGAACGTCTTCACACCGTCGACGTGTTCCTCCAGCAAACGCAGGGTCGCGATGACCTCGCCCTCGTCATCGAGCCAGAAGTGCCTGGTCTCCGGCAGCAGGTCGAGGCCGTCCAACTCCGGGTACGCGCACTTCTGTTCGACGACGAAGACTTCTACCCGGAGTTTCAACAGCTGATAGAGGATGGCGGTGTCGAGATCCAACGCCCAGGACCGTTTGAGAGCAACCGTTGACATCATCGCCTGTTGCTATCACAACTAGACGTTTGCCGCGACCCCCGCGTGCTTCGGCGTGTTACCCGAATCACCCGTGAGGTTCAGCGTCTTGGACGTCCAGTCCCACACTTCGCGGAACAACGCCTGGTCCTCGGAGAGCTTGGCGCCCAACGACGGAATCATTTCCTTCAGGCGCGGCGTCCAGCCCGCGTACTCCGCGGGGAAGCAGCGCTGCATGACGTCGAGCATCGCGGTGACACCCGTCGACGCACCCGGCGACGCGCCGAGCAGGCCGGCGATGGACCCGTCCGCGGCGGCGACCACGGCGGTGCCGAATTCGAGCACACCGCCGGCGCCCTTGCGCCGGATCACCTGGACGCGCTGGCCCGCGGTGATCAGCTCCCAGTCCCGGCCGACGGCGCGCGGGATGAACTCCTTGAGCGTGTCCACCTTGCCCGCCTCGGACTTGAGCAGCTCACTGACCAGGTACTTGGTCAGTCCCAGCTCGGTGACGCCCACGCCGAGCAGCGAGAACAGGTTGTTCGGCTTCACCGACTTGAACAGGTCGGTGAGCTTGCCCTCCTTGAGGAACTTCGGTGTCCAGCCGGCGTAGGGGCCGAACAGCAGGCCCGGCGTGCCCTTGATGACGCGAGTGTCCAAGTGCGGCACCGACATCGGCGGCGCGCCGACCGCGGCCTTGCCGTACACCTTGGCCTCGTGCTGCCGGATCAGGTCCGGGTTGGTGCAGCGGAAGAACTGACCGCTCACCGGGAAGCCGCCGAAGCCGTCGATCTCCTTGATGCCGGACTTCTGCAGCAGCGGCAACGCGCCGCCGCCCGCGCCGACGAACACGAATTTGCTGTTGAGCGTGCGGGTTTCGCGGGTGCGCAGGTTGCGCACCTTGACCAGCCAGGACCCGTCGGACTGCTTGGCCAGGTCGCGCACCTCGTGCCCGAACGCCAGATCCGCGCCGGTGCGGCCGAGGTAGGCGAGCAGTTCCTGGGTGAGCGAACCGAAGTCGATATCGGTGCCGCCCTCGGTCCAGTTCAGCGCGACCGGATCGGAGAAGTCGCGCCCGCGCGCCATCAGCGGCAGCCGCCGGGCGAACTCGTCAGGGCTGTCGATGTACTCCATGCCTTCGAACAGCGGGTGCCGCGACAGCGCGTCGTAGCGCTTGCGCAGGTAGTCGACGTTGTCCGCGCCGTGCACGAAGCTCACGTGCGGGATCGGGTTGATGAACGTCGAGGGCTCGCCGAGGATGCCGTTCTCGACCGCGTAGGACCAGAACTGGCGCGACACCTGGAACCGCTCGTTGATGTCGACGGCCTTGGTGATGTCCACCGAGCCGTCGGCGTTCTGCGGGCTGTAGTTCAGCTCGCACAGCGCCGAGTGTCCGGTGCCCGCGTTGTTCCACGGGTCGCTGCTCTCCGCCGACGCGGCGTCGAGCCGCTCGAACAGGGAGATCGACCAGTCGGGCTGCAGCTGCCGCAGCAGCGCGCCGAGGGTGGCACTCATGATGCCGGCACCGATGAGTACTACATCGGTCTTTTCAGTCATCGCAGCGTTCGGCACGGGTAGATCGACTTCCTTGTCCTTCTGCGCGGGCCCACCGGGCGGGTGGACCTGCCTGGGCACGGTACTTACGTGTGATGCCTCGGTTCGGAAACCATGGCGGGGGTTAGGTTACCCGCCGTTCACCTACGTCCAATTGTGCACCTCACCACGCCGATCCCCCGCGCCGAACCCGCCGAATGTGACATAGATTGTGTGTGTGACAAAGGAAACTTCACTTGCCGTTCCCGAGACGCGCACGCAGGCCGACGGGCAGTGGAAAGCCGATGTCCTCGGCGCGAACTACCAGCAGCGCACGCTCTCTTTCGGCGCCGATCCCGACGGTGAGGGCGAGGCCGTGGCCACGCTGGTCCGATACGCCCCGGGCGGCGAGATCGCGGCCACCGCGGGCGCGGTGCTGTACGTGCACGGGTTCACCGACTACTTCTTCCAGGAGCACATCGCCGAGCATTTCGCGGCGCGCGGCTACCAGTTCTACGCACTGGACCTGCGCAAGTGCGGACGCTCGCTGCGGGACGGCCAGACACCGCACTATGTGACCGATCTCGCACTGTATGACGAGGAGTTGAACGAGGCCTTACGCATCGTGCGCGCGGAGACCGGCGCCCCGGTGGTACTCAACGCGCATTCGACCGGCGGACTGATCCTGGCGCTGTGGCTCAACCGGCTCAACAAGGCCCAGGGCACCGCGCAGGCGGGCATCACGGGCTTGGTGCTCAACAGCCCCTGGTTCGATCTGCACGGGCCGTCCTACTACCGGACCGTCGGCACGCCGATCATCAAGGCGGTCGGGCGGTTTCGCAAGATGCTCGAGCTGCCCGCGAGCAAGGCCAGCAGCTACGGCGACAGCCTGCATCACAGCGTCGCGGGCGAGTGGGACTACAACCTGGACTGGAAACCGTTGCAGGGCTTCCCCATCCGGTTCGGCTGGCTGCGCGCGATCCGCAACGGCCACGCCGAATTGCACGGCGGTCTCGACATCGGTGTGCCGTCGCTGATCCTGCGCTCCCGGATGACGAAGTTCGCCCGCAAGTACGGTCCCGCCGTCGACGTGGCCGACGCGGTGCTGGACGTCAAGCAGATTCAGCGCTGGTCCGGCTGCCTCGGCGACCGCACCAACATCGTGCCGATCGACGGTGCGCGCCACGACGTGTTCCTGTCCTCGGCCGAGCCGCGCGCGCACGCCTTCGCCGAACTCGACAGCTGGCTGGATTGGCTTACCGGGTACCTGGCCCAGGCACCCGCCTCGAACGGCTCACCAGGTGCTGGTGCGTAGCACGATCTCGGTGGCCAGCTCGTGGTCGGCCTCGGTCGCCACGTTGCTGACGTCGACGTCGACCACCCGGAATTCGCCGTAGACGAAGCGGCCGGAGGCGTCGGCGACCGACCGGGGCAGGTTCTTGGTCACAAGCACGGTGGTCGGCAGTTCCACCGGTCGCACCGTGGCGTCGGAAACGGTGCCGTCCGCGCCCGGGGCCGCGGGATGCCCGCGATCGGCCACCACCAGGCTGATGAACCGGCCGAATCCGGCCGCACAGGCCCGCCAGGCCAGGTCCGCGCCCGCGCCGCGGGCGGCGACGTTCGCCCAGGGCACCCCGATCTCGTCCAGGATCGCGGTGACGCCCGCCGCGTCGAGCCCCTCGATCGTCTCCGGCACGACGGTGCGCAGATCGGAGTTGTGCAATCGGGCACACACCTGGTCGTAGACGTCCGCCGGGTCACCGAGGTCGGGCAGCAGCAACACGCTGTGCCGGGATTCCGGCCCGTCGACCCGCACGGTCCATGCCCGGTCACCGACCGTGATCTGCCGAGATTTCATGCCGAATCACGCTACACGGCTCAGCTGAACGAAGTCCGGTCTTCGTCGGCCGGGACAGAACCTACGCCAGTAATCGCATCCCGGCCTGCTCGCCCGCGTTGTGGTCGAAGGTGACGGTGAGATCGCAACCCGCCTCCTGGCCCAGCTGCTGGATGAGCGCGTCGGCGAAGTCCGCGCCGTCGGCGGCCCGGCGCAACGCCTGGCGCACGGTGTCGGCCCGCTCGATGACGATCTCGGTGGAGTCCAGCAGGCCGAGCAGCACGTCGGTGACGGCCTCGGGATCCTGCTTGTAGCCGCGGCGCAGCACCCAGTGGATCTCGGCGAGCACGATCATCGTCACGTAGCCGGGCCGGGTCTCGCTGAGCCCGTCGATCACCTGGTTGGCCCGCGCGGACTGCTCCGGGTCGTCCTGGGTGAGGTAGCGGATCAGCACGTTGGCGTCCAGACCGATCATTTCTGCTTGCCTTCCACGATGTTGCCCGTGATGGCCTCGTTCATCTGCACGAGCCCGATCGGCGAGCCGGACCAGCCGACGATTCCCTTGAGCGACTTGATGGTCCGGGTTTCCGGCACCAGTTCGTAGGTGCCGTTCGCGGTCGGCACGAAGGCGACCCGGACCCCCGCCCGCAGCCCCATCGCGACCCGGACGTCGATCGGGATGGTGATCTGCCCCTTGCTGGTCACGGTCGCGGACACCACATTGCCCGATCTGCCGCTGGGTCTCTTGTCTGCTGCCATTTCGCTCACCGACCAAACTTCCGCGCCGAGGACCCGCGCCTTACCCGGGGTCGAATTCCTTACTGAAAGGTAAGGGGCGGGGTTCGCCGCGTCAACAGTTCAGGTCGACGTCGGTGCCGGCGTGCGTGCGCAAGATCGGCAGCCCGGCGGGCGCGCCCGCGGCGATGAGCCGTTCGAGCTGGGCGATATCCAGGTGCTGTTCGATCAGATCGGCCAGCAGATCCAGCTGGCTCGCGCGGACACCGTCGACCGAAGTGTCTTCGGCGGCAACGAAACCCGTTCGGCCCGCGGCGGTGGCGACCGAACGCAGCCAAGCCCGGCGGAACTCGTCCGATTCGAGCAGCCCGTGCAGGTGCGTGCCCCAGAGCGCCCCGCGGACCGAACCTTCCGGCGCACCGTCGAGCCGCAACCAGGCCGGGTCGTCGCTGCGCACCACCTGTCCGTGGTGGATCTCGTAGCCGTGCAGCGGAATTCCCGCGACCTCGGCCGCGTGACCGTGTCCGCTACTGCGGCGCAACACCTTCGGATCAGCGAAGGCGATCTCCAGATCGAACAGGCCGAGTCCCGCCACCGCACCCACACCCGACTCGACCTGGTCCACGATCCGAGTGCCCAGCATCTGGTAGCCGCCACAGATACCGAGGATCGGCCGACCGGCGCGCGCCCGCGCTACGAGCGCATCGGCAAGTCCGTTGCGCCGCAACCATTCCAGATCCGACACGGTTGCCTTGCTGCCCGGCAGCACCACCAGGTCGGCCTCCCCGAGCCGGGAGGGTTCACTCACCCAGCGTACGGAAACCCCGGGCTCGCACGCCAACGCCTCGACGTCGGTGGAGTTGGAGATGCGCGGCAGCCGGATGGCGGCGACCGTCAGCCATTCGGTGCCCACCGGTGGGCGCGGACGGCCGACCGGCGCGTCCGCGACGGTGCTCAGCGAATCCTCGGCGTCGATCCACAGGTCCTCGGCGAACGGCAGCACCCCGAGGGTGGGGCGGCCGGTGAGTTCGGCCAGCCGGTCCAGGCCGGGGCGCAGCAGCTCGACATCGCCACGAAACTTGTTCACCACGAAGCCCGAGATCAATTGCTGGTCTTCGGGTTCCAGGATGGCCACGGTGCCGAACAGGTGCGCGAGCACGCCGCCGCGGTCGATGTCACCGACCAGCAGCACCGGAAGCGACGCGGCCTGCGCGAGCCCCATGTTCGCGAGATCCGTTGCCCGGAGGTTGATTTCGGCGGGCGATCCGGCGCCCTCGGCAATCACTACATCGAATTCCGCTCGCAGCGCGGCGAGTTCGGTCGCGACCACGGCGCGCAGTTCCTGGCGATGCCGGAAGTAGTCGCGCGCACCGACCGTACCGACCGCCTTGCCACGCACCACCAACTGCGAGCGCCGGTCACTGCCCGGCTTCAACAGCACCGGATTGAACCGCACACTCGGCTCCAGGCCGCAGGCCCGGGCCTGCAACGCCTGCGCCCGGCCGATCTCCCCGCCGTCGAGGGTGACCACCGAGTTGTTGGACATGTTCTGCGCCTTGAACGGCGCGACCCGCACCCCGTGCCGCGCCAGCATCCGGCAGATCCCGGCCACCACGACGCTCTTACCCGCGTCCGAGGTCGTGCCCGCGACGAGCAGCGCACCCTTCACCGCGGCCGCGCCCCGAACTCAAGATCTCCGCACCGGATACCAGCACCACCCGACGGTGCGAGCTTCGGACCGGTCCGTCCACTCACGGCAAAGTCAGGATTTCCGCGCCGGTTTCCGTGACCACCAGCGTGTGCTCGAACTGTGCCGTCCACTTGCGGTCCTTGGTGACCACGGTCCAGCCGTCGTTCCAGATCTCGTAGTCGATCCCGCCGAGGTTGATCATCGGCTCGATGGTGAACGTCATGCCCGGCTCGATGATCGACTCGATGGCGGGCTGGTCGTAGTGCAGGATCACCAGGCCGCTGTGGAAGGTGGGGCCGACACCGTGCCCGGTGAAGTCGCGCACCACGCCGTAGCCGAAGCGGTTCGCGTAGGACTCGATCACCCGGCCGATAACGTTCAGCGCCCGCCCGGGCCGGACCGCCTTGATGGCCCGCAGCGTGGCTTCCTCGGTCCGCTCGACGAGCAGGCGCACCTCCTCGTCCACCTCGCC
This genomic stretch from Nocardia brasiliensis ATCC 700358 harbors:
- a CDS encoding GNAT family N-acetyltransferase produces the protein MMSTVALKRSWALDLDTAILYQLLKLRVEVFVVEQKCAYPELDGLDLLPETRHFWLDDEGEVIATLRLLEEHVDGVKTFRIGRLCTAVPARGHGYTTRLLQAALAEVGSATVRLSAQTYLVDMYAKHGFKPDGEEFEEDGIPHLPMRKG
- a CDS encoding AbrB/MazE/SpoVT family DNA-binding domain-containing protein, which encodes MAADKRPSGRSGNVVSATVTSKGQITIPIDVRVAMGLRAGVRVAFVPTANGTYELVPETRTIKSLKGIVGWSGSPIGLVQMNEAITGNIVEGKQK
- a CDS encoding PIN domain-containing protein, producing MIGLDANVLIRYLTQDDPEQSARANQVIDGLSETRPGYVTMIVLAEIHWVLRRGYKQDPEAVTDVLLGLLDSTEIVIERADTVRQALRRAADGADFADALIQQLGQEAGCDLTVTFDHNAGEQAGMRLLA
- a CDS encoding cobyric acid synthase — encoded protein: MKGALLVAGTTSDAGKSVVVAGICRMLARHGVRVAPFKAQNMSNNSVVTLDGGEIGRAQALQARACGLEPSVRFNPVLLKPGSDRRSQLVVRGKAVGTVGARDYFRHRQELRAVVATELAALRAEFDVVIAEGAGSPAEINLRATDLANMGLAQAASLPVLLVGDIDRGGVLAHLFGTVAILEPEDQQLISGFVVNKFRGDVELLRPGLDRLAELTGRPTLGVLPFAEDLWIDAEDSLSTVADAPVGRPRPPVGTEWLTVAAIRLPRISNSTDVEALACEPGVSVRWVSEPSRLGEADLVVLPGSKATVSDLEWLRRNGLADALVARARAGRPILGICGGYQMLGTRIVDQVESGVGAVAGLGLFDLEIAFADPKVLRRSSGHGHAAEVAGIPLHGYEIHHGQVVRSDDPAWLRLDGAPEGSVRGALWGTHLHGLLESDEFRRAWLRSVATAAGRTGFVAAEDTSVDGVRASQLDLLADLIEQHLDIAQLERLIAAGAPAGLPILRTHAGTDVDLNC
- the mqo gene encoding malate dehydrogenase (quinone), with translation MTEKTDVVLIGAGIMSATLGALLRQLQPDWSISLFERLDAASAESSDPWNNAGTGHSALCELNYSPQNADGSVDITKAVDINERFQVSRQFWSYAVENGILGEPSTFINPIPHVSFVHGADNVDYLRKRYDALSRHPLFEGMEYIDSPDEFARRLPLMARGRDFSDPVALNWTEGGTDIDFGSLTQELLAYLGRTGADLAFGHEVRDLAKQSDGSWLVKVRNLRTRETRTLNSKFVFVGAGGGALPLLQKSGIKEIDGFGGFPVSGQFFRCTNPDLIRQHEAKVYGKAAVGAPPMSVPHLDTRVIKGTPGLLFGPYAGWTPKFLKEGKLTDLFKSVKPNNLFSLLGVGVTELGLTKYLVSELLKSEAGKVDTLKEFIPRAVGRDWELITAGQRVQVIRRKGAGGVLEFGTAVVAAADGSIAGLLGASPGASTGVTAMLDVMQRCFPAEYAGWTPRLKEMIPSLGAKLSEDQALFREVWDWTSKTLNLTGDSGNTPKHAGVAANV
- a CDS encoding alpha/beta hydrolase, translated to MTKETSLAVPETRTQADGQWKADVLGANYQQRTLSFGADPDGEGEAVATLVRYAPGGEIAATAGAVLYVHGFTDYFFQEHIAEHFAARGYQFYALDLRKCGRSLRDGQTPHYVTDLALYDEELNEALRIVRAETGAPVVLNAHSTGGLILALWLNRLNKAQGTAQAGITGLVLNSPWFDLHGPSYYRTVGTPIIKAVGRFRKMLELPASKASSYGDSLHHSVAGEWDYNLDWKPLQGFPIRFGWLRAIRNGHAELHGGLDIGVPSLILRSRMTKFARKYGPAVDVADAVLDVKQIQRWSGCLGDRTNIVPIDGARHDVFLSSAEPRAHAFAELDSWLDWLTGYLAQAPASNGSPGAGA